In Gemmatimonadota bacterium, the following are encoded in one genomic region:
- a CDS encoding ABC-three component system middle component 7 → MITPNKIVTLQESALALTPIIMAQGPYDISISELLHRVERDVRDLDQFMLALDVLYVLGRIDIDLEKGLLSYAA, encoded by the coding sequence GTGATCACCCCCAACAAGATCGTGACGCTCCAAGAATCGGCCCTGGCGCTGACGCCCATTATTATGGCCCAAGGCCCCTACGACATTTCGATTTCGGAGCTCTTGCACCGAGTCGAGCGAGATGTTCGGGATCTCGATCAGTTCATGCTGGCGTTAGACGTCCTCTATGTGCTAGGCCGAATTGACATCGATCTTGAAAAGGGACTCCTGTCGTATGCTGCGTGA
- a CDS encoding ATP-binding protein, producing the protein MLREIRCERFRTNTIRFSDGLNVVLGDDNATNSIGKSSLLMVIDFAFGGSSLVEHNADAIKELGHHHYDIVFDFDGVQRRYRRGTLEPDDVYRCDEDFQPEAVLALDEYTGLLRAHYGIELEGLSFRALVGLYARVWGKENLDVMSLLTRMTPGFSRA; encoded by the coding sequence ATGCTGCGTGAGATCCGGTGCGAGCGCTTCCGGACGAATACCATTCGATTCTCGGATGGCCTGAACGTTGTCCTCGGCGACGACAACGCGACGAACTCGATCGGCAAATCGAGTCTCTTGATGGTCATCGACTTTGCCTTCGGAGGGAGCTCGTTGGTCGAGCATAACGCGGACGCGATCAAGGAGCTCGGACATCACCACTACGACATCGTGTTTGACTTCGATGGTGTCCAAAGGCGCTATCGTCGAGGCACTCTCGAGCCTGACGATGTCTATCGATGCGATGAAGATTTCCAGCCCGAAGCCGTCCTAGCCCTGGATGAGTATACCGGCCTGCTGAGAGCTCACTACGGAATCGAGTTGGAAGGGCTCTCGTTCAGGGCTTTGGTGGGCCTCTACGCGCGGGTTTGGGGCAAGGAGAATCTTGATGTGATGTCACTTCTCACGAGGATGACCCCAGGGTTCTCACGAGCATGA